The following are encoded in a window of Ruminiclostridium herbifermentans genomic DNA:
- a CDS encoding thioesterase II family protein — protein sequence MSKIKLFCLPHAGGSAAIYYKWKKYIDSNIEVTPLELAGRGRRISESFYESILSAVDGMYNTIKPIIRDCDYAFYGHSMGTIIAFELCRKIMDTNERQPLHLFVSGRYPPSIKRAERYLSRLPDNMFLEEICKLGGTSDELIKNKELCDIFVPILKADYRIIEEYKYIDCDKKFNYGITVFNGKADPEVFYNEVKEWEKHTLLQCPIYEFEGDHFFINDKIPEIAEIINSTIDCIISKSTY from the coding sequence GTGAGTAAAATTAAATTATTTTGCTTACCACATGCGGGTGGTTCGGCAGCAATATATTATAAATGGAAGAAATATATAGATAGCAATATAGAGGTAACTCCATTAGAATTAGCTGGCAGAGGCCGACGCATTAGTGAAAGCTTTTATGAAAGTATACTCAGTGCAGTTGATGGTATGTATAATACTATAAAACCAATAATTAGGGACTGCGATTATGCGTTCTATGGCCATAGCATGGGAACTATAATAGCTTTTGAGTTATGTCGCAAAATTATGGATACAAATGAAAGACAGCCCTTACATTTATTTGTTTCAGGCAGATATCCTCCAAGCATTAAGAGAGCAGAAAGATATCTAAGCAGATTACCTGATAATATGTTTTTAGAGGAAATTTGCAAACTAGGAGGAACAAGTGATGAACTCATTAAAAATAAAGAATTATGCGACATATTTGTTCCAATTTTAAAAGCTGACTATAGGATTATTGAAGAATATAAATACATAGACTGTGACAAAAAGTTTAATTATGGAATTACAGTTTTTAATGGTAAGGCAGATCCTGAAGTTTTCTATAATGAAGTGAAGGAATGGGAGAAACACACCTTGCTACAATGCCCAATATATGAATTTGAAGGAGATCACTTTTTTATAAATGATAAAATTCCAGAAATTGCAGAAATTATTAACAGTACGATAGATTGTATAATATCAAAAAGTACTTATTGA
- a CDS encoding 4'-phosphopantetheinyl transferase family protein, with the protein MLEIYMVNLENNLDKEAFDTLLCYVSEDKKAQIHRFYHFEDSQRALIGNVLSRYAICKGLNIKNSDITFDKNEYGKPFLSSQNNFHFNISHSGKWVACAVSDYPVGIDVEVIKNIGFDIAKRFFSKNEYDELQKQPDDQKRAYFYKLWTLKESYIKAVGKGLSIPLDSFTISVEKSAIVNSNEALIDYSLLHFSLDESTFFAVCAKNIDSYKKIVFDVKEFYNEACKTL; encoded by the coding sequence ATGTGTCTGAAGATAAAAAAGCCCAAATACATAGATTTTATCATTTTGAAGATTCACAAAGAGCACTTATCGGCAATGTATTATCAAGATACGCAATCTGTAAAGGCTTAAATATAAAAAATTCCGATATTACTTTTGATAAAAATGAATATGGAAAGCCATTTCTATCAAGTCAGAATAATTTTCATTTTAACATCTCTCATTCTGGAAAATGGGTAGCTTGTGCAGTAAGTGATTATCCCGTCGGTATCGATGTGGAGGTAATTAAAAATATAGGATTTGACATAGCTAAAAGATTTTTTTCGAAAAATGAATATGATGAACTTCAAAAACAGCCTGATGATCAAAAACGAGCATATTTCTATAAGCTGTGGACATTGAAGGAAAGCTATATAAAAGCAGTAGGCAAAGGACTTTCAATTCCTCTCGACTCCTTTACAATAAGCGTTGAAAAAAGTGCTATCGTCAATTCAAATGAAGCCCTTATAGATTATTCTCTGCTTCATTTCTCCCTTGACGAAAGCACCTTTTTTGCAGTTTGCGCCAAAAATATTGATTCTTATAAAAAAATTGTTTTTGATGTAAAAGAATTCTATAACGAAGCATGCAAAACTCTGTGA